One Sulfurirhabdus autotrophica DNA window includes the following coding sequences:
- a CDS encoding efflux RND transporter permease subunit: MSNAAGAMMRKFTDIFVERPVLASVISLVILVLGLRSIGLLPVLQFPYTQNAVVTATTAYPGADANLVASFITTPLENAVSQANGIDYMTSSSVQGVSTITANLRLNYDHDKALTEINTKINAVLNQMPPQAQKPTLSVSIGQTIDAMYIGFYSDVLKPNQVTDYLVRSVQPKLQAIDGVQTAELLGAKNFALRAWLDPQKLAAVSLTAADVYTALAANNYLSSSGQSKGQMVQINLNASTALHSVESFKQMIIKQKDNSIVRLSDVANVTLGADDYDSSVAFDGRKAVYVGIQVAPGANLLDVVARVRKAMPEVESQLPQGLNSNIVYDSTKFVNSSIDEVVKTLVEAILIVTVVVFVFLGSLRSVLIPVIAIPLSLIGTFTIMLALGYSINLLTLLALVLAIGLVVDDAIIVVENVSRHLEAGLSPFDSAVKAARELSSPIIAMTIVLIAVYVPIGFMSGLTGALFTEFAFTLVGAVTMSAIIALTLSPMMCSRMLRAPKLEGGNWQDHLVIWLDKKFERLHVQYEKRLHGVLNYVSVIAVFALLVLGGIYFLYTTSMTELAPQEDQGVLISASFNAPDATLKQRESYGNQIHDTFKKFPETDHIFQLNMPTQAISGMVLKPWNERTRTSNQLQPELQKDLGKIAGSQNAIFQPPPLPGARGLPIQFVITTTEPFSRLYEVSQKFLQDAQQTGEFIFIQSDLRIDLPQTSVVIDRNLAAQIGLNMQDIGSALSAMLGGGYVNYFELSGRSYKVIPQVAQRFRLNADQLNQYYLRTASGQMVPLSSVAHLETSTQPETINHFQQQNMATIQGVAMPTISQGQALQRLKTLAQDTLPAGYSFDYAGASRQFTQESGSLVLTFFFAIVIIFLALAAQFESFRDPIIILVSVPMSIAGALIFINLGIGHATLNIYTEVGLVTLIGLVSKHGILIVEFANNLQKMGASKREAIEKAAGLRLRPILMTTAAMVLGVVPLIMASGAGAVSRFNMGLVIASGLSIGTLFTLFVVPGVYMILATDHNQVTNTSDKIENDFSEAN, encoded by the coding sequence ATGAGCAATGCTGCTGGCGCCATGATGCGAAAATTCACTGATATCTTTGTTGAACGCCCGGTGCTTGCATCGGTTATCAGTTTGGTCATATTGGTGCTTGGTTTACGGTCCATAGGCCTTCTGCCCGTACTGCAATTTCCGTATACCCAAAACGCAGTAGTGACCGCTACCACTGCTTATCCTGGCGCTGATGCTAATCTGGTGGCAAGTTTTATTACTACGCCTTTGGAAAACGCTGTATCTCAGGCTAATGGTATTGATTACATGACTTCCAGCAGTGTTCAAGGGGTGAGCACCATCACTGCAAATTTGCGTTTAAATTATGATCATGACAAAGCGTTAACTGAAATAAATACAAAGATTAACGCTGTACTTAATCAGATGCCTCCACAGGCGCAAAAACCGACACTCTCTGTGAGTATTGGTCAGACTATTGACGCTATGTATATCGGTTTTTATAGCGATGTACTTAAACCTAATCAGGTGACCGATTATCTTGTTCGTTCTGTGCAACCAAAATTGCAGGCGATTGATGGTGTGCAGACTGCAGAGCTATTAGGCGCAAAAAACTTTGCCCTGCGTGCTTGGCTTGATCCACAAAAATTGGCTGCAGTTAGTCTTACCGCAGCAGATGTTTATACTGCGTTAGCAGCGAATAATTACTTGTCTTCCAGTGGGCAATCCAAAGGGCAGATGGTACAGATTAATCTGAATGCCTCAACTGCTCTGCATTCCGTTGAATCATTCAAACAAATGATCATCAAGCAAAAGGATAATTCAATTGTGCGTTTGTCCGATGTGGCAAATGTGACTTTAGGTGCTGATGATTATGACTCGAGTGTAGCTTTTGATGGCAGGAAAGCCGTTTATGTGGGTATTCAGGTTGCGCCGGGGGCAAACTTGCTGGATGTGGTTGCCCGTGTTCGTAAGGCCATGCCGGAAGTTGAATCGCAATTACCACAAGGTTTAAATAGCAATATTGTTTATGACTCAACCAAATTCGTAAATTCATCAATAGATGAAGTGGTTAAAACCTTAGTAGAAGCTATTCTTATCGTGACGGTGGTTGTTTTTGTTTTTCTGGGTTCTCTGCGTTCGGTGCTGATACCCGTTATTGCAATTCCACTATCCCTAATTGGGACTTTCACGATTATGCTCGCACTAGGTTACTCCATTAATCTGCTTACGTTACTGGCGTTGGTGCTTGCTATTGGTTTGGTGGTGGATGATGCCATTATTGTTGTGGAAAATGTCAGCCGTCATTTGGAAGCAGGGCTTTCACCATTCGATTCTGCTGTTAAAGCTGCACGTGAACTATCTAGTCCGATTATCGCGATGACTATCGTGCTGATAGCAGTTTATGTGCCTATTGGGTTCATGAGTGGTCTTACTGGGGCGTTGTTTACAGAGTTTGCATTTACATTGGTTGGCGCTGTGACTATGTCTGCAATTATTGCATTGACGCTTTCACCCATGATGTGTTCGCGTATGTTGCGCGCACCCAAACTTGAAGGCGGCAATTGGCAAGATCATCTGGTAATCTGGCTGGATAAGAAATTTGAACGATTGCATGTGCAGTACGAGAAAAGATTACATGGTGTGCTAAATTATGTATCAGTAATTGCCGTATTCGCTTTATTGGTGCTGGGCGGTATCTATTTTCTATATACTACTTCAATGACAGAACTGGCACCTCAAGAAGATCAGGGCGTTTTGATTTCGGCTTCTTTTAACGCTCCAGATGCCACACTTAAGCAACGTGAAAGTTATGGAAATCAGATCCATGATACGTTCAAGAAATTCCCTGAAACGGATCATATATTTCAGTTAAATATGCCGACCCAAGCGATTTCCGGAATGGTGCTTAAGCCGTGGAATGAACGTACTAGAACCTCAAATCAGTTACAACCTGAATTGCAAAAGGATCTTGGCAAAATTGCAGGTTCACAGAACGCGATTTTTCAGCCTCCACCATTACCTGGTGCGCGCGGATTGCCAATACAGTTTGTGATTACGACTACTGAACCTTTTTCCAGGCTTTATGAGGTGTCGCAGAAATTCTTGCAAGATGCGCAGCAAACTGGAGAATTCATATTTATCCAGTCAGATTTACGTATCGACTTGCCCCAGACTTCTGTTGTGATAGATCGCAATCTGGCAGCGCAAATTGGCTTGAACATGCAAGACATTGGCTCAGCATTATCAGCTATGTTAGGCGGCGGTTACGTAAACTATTTTGAGCTCAGTGGTCGCTCCTACAAAGTAATTCCGCAAGTTGCGCAGCGTTTCAGGCTTAATGCAGACCAGCTTAATCAGTATTACCTGCGTACTGCAAGCGGACAAATGGTGCCGTTGTCTTCGGTAGCGCATCTGGAAACCAGTACTCAACCTGAAACGATTAATCATTTTCAGCAGCAAAATATGGCAACCATACAGGGTGTGGCAATGCCAACCATTTCCCAAGGGCAAGCATTGCAACGACTCAAGACCCTGGCTCAGGATACCTTGCCAGCCGGATATAGTTTTGATTACGCAGGGGCTTCACGTCAGTTCACGCAAGAATCAGGAAGTCTGGTACTCACCTTTTTCTTTGCTATCGTGATTATTTTTCTTGCACTGGCAGCTCAGTTCGAAAGCTTTCGAGATCCGATCATTATCCTGGTATCCGTTCCAATGTCGATTGCTGGTGCCCTGATATTTATTAATCTGGGGATAGGTCATGCCACACTTAATATTTACACTGAAGTCGGTTTGGTCACGCTGATAGGACTGGTTTCCAAGCATGGAATCTTAATTGTGGAGTTTGCCAATAATTTGCAAAAAATGGGTGCAAGTAAACGCGAAGCAATTGAAAAAGCGGCAGGTTTGCGCTTGCGTCCAATTTTGATGACAACCGCTGCAATGGTGTTGGGTGTTGTTCCGCTAATTATGGCTAGCGGGGCCGGAGCGGTAAGTCGCTTTAACATGGGTTTAGTTATTGCCAGCGGTTTGTCCATCGGTACATTATTTACCTTGTTTGTCGTACCTGGCGTATACATGATACTCGCAACTGACCATAATCAAGTCACTAATACATCAGATAAAATTGAGAATGATTTCAGTGAGGCAAACTAG
- a CDS encoding efflux transporter outer membrane subunit, whose amino-acid sequence MALLVPTTMLFGCASVGPDFIQPEPPADNGYNVKKLPEHTVSAPGARMGEMQNFAIGKKVPETWWQNFGSSKLNAFVDQALHASPSLAAAQATLLQAQQTYAAQSGSSQYPQVNAKLGAQRQGTNNSGMGLAGGDRVFELYNAGVAVSYNLDLFGGNKRALESYAAQIDYQHYQLEGARLTLAANVVTAAMMQAQYAAQILASNAILAAQQSQLDITRKRVKLGAVSRSDELSLQTQVEQTRAGIPTLRNKLEQTNHLLAVLAGQAPGATEIPQFHLEDFSLPTELPVVVPSELVRQRPDIQASEALLHVASAQYGVAISNGYPQINLTANLGSQALTASSLFGAGSLVWGLAGQIAQPLFNAGLKAGVKSAEAGFDAAAANYRQTVLQALRNVADVLRTLDNDAQTMQAQVAANEAAQSALNLIQQQYQLGGLSYLQLLSAQQQTQQTRINLIAAQIQRLTDTAALYQAMGGGWVAGDSHAKPVDIPKSADTAVN is encoded by the coding sequence TTGGCGTTGTTGGTGCCTACCACCATGCTGTTTGGCTGCGCTAGTGTAGGGCCGGATTTCATTCAACCCGAACCGCCGGCTGATAATGGTTACAATGTGAAAAAGCTGCCAGAACATACCGTTTCTGCACCTGGTGCGCGTATGGGTGAAATGCAAAATTTTGCAATTGGCAAGAAAGTGCCGGAAACATGGTGGCAAAATTTTGGCTCTTCCAAGCTCAATGCATTTGTTGATCAGGCATTACATGCCAGCCCTTCGTTAGCCGCGGCGCAAGCGACATTGCTTCAGGCACAACAAACCTATGCTGCGCAATCTGGTTCCAGCCAGTATCCGCAAGTGAATGCCAAGTTAGGCGCTCAGCGACAGGGTACCAATAATTCAGGTATGGGTCTTGCGGGTGGTGATCGGGTTTTTGAGCTATACAACGCTGGGGTAGCGGTTAGCTACAATCTTGACCTTTTCGGTGGTAATAAGCGCGCACTTGAAAGCTATGCGGCACAAATTGATTATCAGCATTACCAACTTGAAGGCGCACGGTTGACACTTGCTGCAAATGTTGTCACAGCTGCAATGATGCAAGCGCAATATGCTGCCCAAATCCTTGCCAGCAACGCAATATTGGCTGCTCAGCAGAGCCAGCTGGACATTACCCGGAAGCGTGTCAAATTGGGTGCTGTTTCACGTAGTGATGAGCTTTCTTTGCAGACGCAGGTCGAACAGACACGAGCTGGTATTCCTACCCTGCGCAATAAGCTGGAGCAGACTAATCATTTACTTGCTGTGTTAGCTGGTCAGGCACCTGGCGCAACTGAAATACCGCAATTCCATTTGGAGGATTTCAGTCTTCCGACAGAATTGCCAGTAGTTGTTCCATCTGAACTGGTACGTCAACGCCCGGATATTCAGGCATCAGAAGCGTTGCTGCATGTAGCAAGTGCACAATATGGGGTGGCAATATCGAATGGTTATCCTCAAATCAACTTGACTGCAAACTTGGGTTCGCAGGCGTTGACGGCTTCCAGCCTTTTTGGTGCCGGATCATTAGTATGGGGATTGGCTGGTCAGATTGCGCAACCATTATTTAATGCAGGACTTAAAGCTGGAGTTAAGTCGGCTGAGGCCGGTTTCGATGCGGCTGCGGCAAATTATCGTCAGACGGTATTGCAAGCTTTGCGGAATGTGGCTGATGTGCTAAGAACGCTGGATAACGATGCTCAAACTATGCAAGCTCAAGTTGCTGCCAATGAAGCGGCACAATCTGCACTCAACCTCATTCAACAACAATATCAACTAGGTGGTTTGAGCTATCTGCAGCTACTCAGCGCGCAACAGCAAACGCAGCAAACACGTATAAATTTGATTGCGGCTCAGATTCAACGTTTGACAGATACAGCGGCTCTTTACCAAGCTATGGGTGGTGGCTGGGTAGCAGGTGATAGCCATGCCAAACCTGTCGATATACCAAAATCCGCCGACACTGCAGTTAATTAA
- a CDS encoding efflux RND transporter periplasmic adaptor subunit translates to MTKGTTKRMTIMLLLTALVFGGIYGFQQFRNKMIQQAIKGKGMPPQAVSTIVAEISAWQPNVEAVGNMRSASGTNLAAEIGGLVTGIHFESGEMVKTGQLLVELNAAPLKAQLEQLKAAVTLARQNYERDLAQLKIQAVSQATVDSDIAMLKGAQAQIATQEAMLEQKFIRAPFAGRLGIRQIDLGQFLSAGAPIVNLQKLDPMYLDFTVPQAQIDLIHVGNKITINTSALPGKTFVGHISAIEPQVDTATRNLKVRAKIPNPKGELLPGLFATAKVDEGGKREYITLPNSAIAYNPYGSTVFIVKDKGKDADNKPKLSVEQRFVTTGLTRGDQVAILTGIKAGEVVVTAGQLKLRNGAPVFINNSVQPANNPNPEVKDE, encoded by the coding sequence ATGACTAAGGGAACGACCAAGCGCATGACCATTATGTTGCTTCTTACTGCATTGGTATTTGGCGGTATTTATGGTTTTCAGCAGTTCCGCAACAAAATGATACAACAAGCAATCAAAGGGAAAGGCATGCCACCGCAAGCGGTGTCAACAATAGTCGCAGAAATTTCCGCATGGCAGCCTAATGTTGAAGCGGTTGGTAATATGCGGTCAGCAAGTGGCACTAATCTAGCCGCCGAGATAGGTGGCCTGGTAACTGGAATCCATTTTGAATCAGGGGAAATGGTCAAGACTGGTCAGCTGTTGGTGGAGCTAAATGCAGCGCCACTTAAGGCACAGCTTGAGCAACTCAAAGCTGCAGTTACGCTTGCTCGACAAAATTATGAACGCGATTTGGCACAGCTAAAAATTCAAGCTGTTAGTCAAGCTACAGTTGATTCAGATATCGCTATGCTAAAAGGCGCGCAAGCGCAGATTGCAACACAGGAGGCTATGCTTGAGCAGAAATTCATACGAGCGCCTTTTGCAGGTCGTTTAGGCATACGGCAGATAGATTTAGGTCAATTTCTTTCAGCAGGTGCACCCATTGTTAACCTGCAAAAGCTGGACCCTATGTATTTGGATTTCACTGTGCCCCAAGCACAAATTGATCTGATCCATGTAGGCAATAAGATCACAATCAATACCAGCGCTTTGCCAGGTAAAACGTTTGTAGGCCACATTTCAGCAATAGAGCCTCAAGTAGATACCGCTACTCGTAATCTTAAAGTTCGCGCAAAAATTCCTAACCCAAAGGGGGAATTGCTCCCAGGATTATTTGCAACCGCAAAAGTAGATGAAGGCGGCAAACGGGAATATATTACATTGCCTAATTCTGCAATTGCTTACAACCCTTATGGCAGCACAGTGTTTATCGTTAAAGATAAAGGAAAAGACGCTGACAACAAACCTAAGCTATCTGTTGAACAACGATTTGTAACAACGGGCTTAACGCGTGGTGATCAGGTGGCAATTCTTACTGGAATAAAAGCTGGAGAAGTGGTGGTAACTGCCGGTCAGTTAAAGTTACGTAATGGCGCGCCTGTATTTATTAATAACAGTGTGCAACCAGCAAATAACCCCAATCCAGAGGTAAAAGACGAATGA
- a CDS encoding MFS transporter, whose product MNVPTRNSILSGPWAPLNHSVFRMLWIASIVSNIGSWMHEVGAGWLMTSLASSPLMVALVQAATTAPVFLLALPSGALADIVDRRRYLITSQVWMMVIAGTLGALTLWGVTTAPILLIFTFALGIGTAMMMPAWGAMTPELVERSELHAAIGLNTIGMNVSRSVGPALAGLIVATAGPGMVFILNAISFLAVIAALKKWQRPPNLSDLPAERVIGAIRSGLRYARHSPDLQAVLIRGAGFFIFASASWALLPLIVRQELNSGPGTYGLFLASLGVGAIAGALVLPHIHARISRDKIVAGATGLYTIAMLALAHSVNVYTAGAAMVIIGVAWISVVSSLMTSAQTALPSWVRARGLALFWVVFMGGMAMGSALWGQVATLVGIPDALTAAAIGAVFSIAATWRFQIGQHDVADLSPSMSWPTLMLADGIECDRGPVMVTVEYQIDPEKVRGFIKFMNQMRRIRRRDGAFMWDLFKDIEYKDRMVECFMVESWLEHLRQHERFTVADRDVIEKVRAFHLGSGLPKVTHLVAMRKSLSMK is encoded by the coding sequence ATGAATGTTCCCACTAGAAATAGTATTTTGTCAGGACCCTGGGCGCCACTCAATCACAGCGTATTTCGTATGTTGTGGATCGCTTCGATTGTCTCCAATATTGGTTCCTGGATGCATGAGGTTGGTGCAGGCTGGCTCATGACCTCACTGGCATCAAGCCCCTTGATGGTGGCGTTGGTGCAAGCGGCCACAACTGCTCCTGTGTTCTTGCTGGCACTGCCATCAGGAGCCCTTGCTGATATCGTTGATCGAAGGCGCTACTTGATTACATCGCAGGTCTGGATGATGGTCATTGCTGGAACGTTAGGTGCACTTACTCTCTGGGGCGTGACAACTGCCCCTATTTTGCTGATCTTTACATTTGCGCTTGGTATAGGCACCGCAATGATGATGCCGGCATGGGGCGCAATGACGCCTGAATTAGTGGAACGTTCCGAACTTCATGCAGCCATTGGGTTGAACACAATCGGAATGAATGTATCCAGATCTGTAGGCCCGGCGCTTGCTGGTTTGATTGTTGCCACTGCTGGACCCGGTATGGTCTTTATCCTGAATGCCATTTCATTTCTTGCCGTCATTGCAGCTTTGAAGAAATGGCAGCGACCGCCGAATTTAAGCGATTTGCCTGCCGAGCGAGTCATAGGAGCGATTCGCTCCGGTTTGCGATATGCACGTCATTCTCCAGATTTGCAAGCGGTGCTCATAAGGGGAGCGGGCTTTTTTATTTTCGCAAGTGCCTCTTGGGCATTGTTACCACTGATCGTTCGGCAAGAGCTGAATAGTGGCCCAGGCACCTATGGGTTGTTTCTGGCTTCATTAGGTGTTGGTGCTATCGCCGGCGCCTTGGTGCTACCTCATATTCATGCCCGCATATCACGAGACAAGATTGTGGCTGGCGCTACCGGGCTATACACCATTGCCATGCTGGCGCTTGCCCATAGCGTAAACGTTTATACAGCCGGGGCGGCAATGGTGATAATAGGTGTTGCATGGATAAGTGTGGTGTCGTCGCTAATGACTTCTGCCCAGACAGCCCTGCCGAGTTGGGTGAGGGCGCGAGGTTTGGCTCTGTTCTGGGTCGTATTCATGGGTGGCATGGCTATGGGTAGCGCACTGTGGGGGCAGGTTGCCACATTGGTGGGTATACCTGACGCACTTACAGCGGCAGCTATCGGAGCTGTTTTTAGCATTGCTGCAACTTGGCGTTTCCAAATAGGACAACATGATGTAGCCGATTTATCACCTTCAATGAGCTGGCCAACATTGATGTTGGCTGATGGTATTGAATGCGATAGGGGGCCAGTAATGGTCACAGTGGAATATCAAATTGATCCAGAAAAAGTTAGAGGATTCATAAAGTTCATGAATCAAATGCGCAGGATTCGACGACGTGATGGCGCTTTCATGTGGGATCTGTTTAAGGATATTGAATATAAAGACCGCATGGTTGAATGTTTTATGGTCGAATCATGGCTAGAACATTTACGTCAGCATGAAAGGTTTACTGTTGCAGATCGTGATGTTATTGAAAAGGTACGTGCCTTTCATCTTGGAAGCGGGCTTCCCAAAGTCACACATTTGGTGGCTATGAGGAAGTCATTGAGTATGAAGTGA
- a CDS encoding MarR family transcriptional regulator: MVKECLNAFEERLDAIDRQISGQPRQEVMLSRMQFLIFQKLNALINENLQPYGINDTIWVALIMLYSSPNRSIYPSDLSHVVVSSRTNITRFADEMVKKGWVSRREHEADRRKIVLTLTDAGIELVESIMPKQWAVYHAIWEGFSAAEKNNMESMQNKLLDSITNFKGFSKPDSENTVTTNGILKSKHQK; encoded by the coding sequence ATGGTTAAAGAATGCCTAAATGCGTTTGAAGAACGTTTAGATGCGATTGATAGGCAAATATCAGGTCAGCCTCGTCAAGAAGTGATGCTGTCTCGTATGCAGTTTCTTATATTTCAGAAACTGAATGCCTTAATAAATGAGAACCTGCAACCTTATGGTATTAACGACACTATCTGGGTTGCACTCATCATGCTGTACTCCAGCCCGAATCGATCTATATACCCCAGCGATTTGAGCCATGTCGTTGTATCTTCGCGCACTAATATCACTCGATTTGCCGATGAAATGGTTAAAAAGGGCTGGGTAAGCAGAAGAGAGCACGAAGCTGACAGACGTAAGATTGTTTTGACCTTGACTGATGCAGGGATTGAACTGGTTGAATCCATCATGCCCAAACAATGGGCGGTTTATCATGCAATATGGGAAGGCTTTAGTGCTGCAGAGAAAAATAATATGGAATCCATGCAGAATAAACTGCTTGATTCAATAACAAATTTCAAAGGCTTTTCAAAGCCAGATAGTGAAAATACGGTTACTACAAATGGCATTCTCAAATCCAAGCATCAGAAATGA
- a CDS encoding low molecular weight protein-tyrosine-phosphatase, with protein sequence MEKINVLFVCMGNICRSPTAEGVFRHVVETAGLKDSVLIDSAGTISSHVGDSPDRRAQQTATRRGYDLSKIRGRKVCLEDFNEFDFILAMDEDNLANLQRICPQEHSHKLKLFLAFSQKFHCKEVPDPYYGGSQGFENVLDMIEDGAKGLLEEIVAHRI encoded by the coding sequence ATGGAAAAAATAAACGTTTTATTCGTCTGTATGGGCAATATTTGTCGTTCGCCAACTGCAGAGGGTGTATTCAGACATGTTGTTGAAACAGCAGGTTTAAAAGATAGTGTTTTGATTGATTCTGCCGGAACGATCAGCTCACATGTTGGAGATTCACCTGACAGAAGAGCCCAGCAGACAGCTACCCGCCGCGGGTATGATCTGAGCAAGATTCGTGGTCGCAAGGTGTGCCTGGAAGATTTCAATGAATTTGATTTTATATTGGCAATGGACGAAGATAATTTGGCGAATTTGCAACGTATTTGTCCGCAAGAGCATAGCCATAAGTTAAAATTATTTCTTGCGTTCAGCCAAAAATTTCATTGCAAGGAAGTGCCTGATCCTTATTATGGTGGCTCGCAGGGATTTGAAAATGTGCTGGATATGATTGAGGATGGGGCAAAAGGATTGTTGGAAGAGATTGTAGCCCATCGTATATAG
- a CDS encoding NADH:flavin oxidoreductase/NADH oxidase: MISKLFSPITLGNLVLDNRIVISPMCQYSAENGQATDWHLIHLGHLAMSGAGLLFIEATAIAPEGRISAGDLGLWSDLTEMALARVIQAVRQYSSMPIAIQLAHAGRKASTKVPWEGGQSIAKGNGGWQTVSPSILPYASGDPHPHALDATDLQRICQDFVSAAQRAHRLGVDVIELHAAHGYLLHQLLSPLSNVRNDQFGGSLENRMRFPLEVFEAIRSVVPEESPVGIRISATDWVEGGWDIEQSVVFVKELQRRGCTFVDVSSGGLSPLQQISIEPGYQVRFAEKIRQETGLTTIAVGLITEPEQAETIIATGQADMVALARGMLYDPRWPWHAAAKLGAQVIAPKQYWRSQPQAFKTLFKQ, from the coding sequence ATGATAAGTAAATTGTTTTCTCCGATTACCTTGGGCAATCTTGTGTTAGATAACCGAATAGTTATTTCACCCATGTGCCAATACTCTGCTGAGAATGGGCAGGCAACCGACTGGCATCTAATACATCTCGGTCATTTAGCTATGTCTGGCGCAGGTCTGCTGTTCATCGAGGCTACTGCAATTGCGCCGGAAGGCCGTATTTCTGCTGGTGACCTTGGTTTATGGTCCGACTTGACGGAAATGGCGCTTGCCCGTGTCATCCAAGCTGTCCGTCAGTACTCATCTATGCCTATCGCGATCCAATTAGCACACGCTGGACGAAAGGCCTCCACCAAAGTGCCGTGGGAGGGCGGTCAGTCGATCGCAAAGGGGAACGGAGGTTGGCAAACTGTTTCTCCATCAATCTTGCCCTACGCTTCAGGCGACCCCCATCCTCATGCTTTAGATGCCACTGATTTACAGCGAATCTGTCAAGATTTCGTTTCTGCAGCGCAACGTGCGCATCGACTGGGTGTAGATGTTATCGAATTGCATGCGGCACATGGCTATTTGTTACACCAATTACTGTCTCCATTGTCGAATGTCCGTAATGACCAGTTCGGTGGATCGTTGGAGAACCGGATGCGCTTCCCGCTGGAAGTTTTTGAGGCTATTCGCAGTGTTGTTCCGGAAGAAAGTCCAGTGGGAATTCGAATTTCAGCCACGGACTGGGTTGAAGGAGGATGGGACATCGAACAAAGCGTTGTTTTCGTCAAGGAACTGCAACGCCGGGGGTGTACGTTTGTTGATGTTTCGAGTGGCGGGTTGTCGCCTTTACAACAGATCTCAATTGAACCCGGATATCAGGTTCGATTCGCTGAAAAAATCCGGCAAGAAACCGGTTTGACGACGATTGCCGTGGGGCTAATCACCGAGCCGGAACAGGCTGAAACAATCATTGCGACAGGGCAGGCAGACATGGTGGCCCTGGCCAGAGGTATGCTATATGACCCTCGGTGGCCTTGGCATGCTGCTGCAAAGTTGGGGGCCCAAGTGATCGCGCCAAAACAATATTGGCGCTCGCAACCACAAGCATTCAAAACTTTGTTTAAGCAATGA